The DNA sequence CGGCCGGCGTGGCATCGAGGATGTCGAGCAGGCGCGTCATGGACGCCGCGCCGCGCTGGAAGAGGCTGGTGACCCAGCCCAACGCGATCAGCGGCCAGGTGAGGTTCGCGAGATACAGGCCGAACGCCACGAACGCGCCCACGCTGATGGTCCCCGCCACGACCTGCGCGCCGCCGAACCCCAGCACGGCGGCCGCGCCGAGGCCCGCGAAGAACGTGAAGCTCGGACCCATCATCGCATTGAGCCGCACCAGCGCGACGTTCCGTTCGAGGTAGTCGCGCGAGATGTCGTCGAAGCGCCGCTGCTCGGCGTCCTCCTGGCGGTAGGCGCGGATGATGCGGAGGCCCGAGAGGTGCTCCTGCACGAGCGTGGTGAGGTCGCCGAAGCGGGCCTGCACGCGCTCGAAGCGGTCGTGGATCGCCTTGCCAAGTCGCAGTGTGATCAGCGGCAGCACGATCATCGGCGCGAGGGCAATGAGCGTCAGCCGCGGCGAGATGGCGATCATGAACGACAGGGCGAACACGCCGCCGAAGATCGTGTTCGTGAGGTACATGATGGCCGGCCCGACGGCCATGCGCACCGCGCCGATGTCGTTCGTGAGCTTGGCCATCAGCTCGCCCGTGCGCGTGCGCCCGTACCAACCGGGGTCGAGCCGCGCGAGGTGCGCGAACAGGTCCTCGCGCAGGTCGTGTTCGATGATGCGCGAGACGCCGTTGAGGATCTCGCGCATCTGGAACCGGAATACCGCCATCCCCAGGGTAACGCCGACCATCGTGGCGGCGGTCTTGAGGATGTCGCGGAGAGGCGCGCCGGCGGCCATCGCGTCCAGCGCGTGCCGGATCAGCGTCGGCAGCCAGCTGAACATCGCGGTGGAGAGCACCACGCAGAGCAGCCCGTACGCGATGCGCCAGCGGTACGGTTTGACCCAGGGCAAAACCCGCGTGAGCGAGGTCACAGTCCCGCCACGGCGGTTGAGGAACTGCGGTCCAAGCGCGAAGTTCTACCGCAACGCGGGACCCCCACACCAGGAGATGGCATATGCTGAAGAATTCTATCCGGCAGTCCGTATTCGCGCTGGCCGTCGTGGCCGTTGCCGCCTGCGGCGGCGGTGACTCGTCCGAGGCGGCGCGCGAGATCGAGCTCGCGCCCGCGGATTCGGGCGCCGCGCTGAGCGACGCACCGGCGCAGACCGCTGCCCCCGCCGCGCCGACGCCCGCCACACCGGCTCCCGCGCGGTCCACGGCTGCGGCGCGGCCCACGACATCGACCCCGGCCGCGGCGACCGCCCGCACCGGCGCCCTCTCCGCGGGCGCCACGCTCGCGCTGGCCTCGGGTTCGCGCATTTGCACCAACACCCACAAGGTCGGCGATCGCTTCACTGCGACCACCACGGCCGATGTCCAGGCCACGAACGGCGTCACCATCCCAGCCGGCTCTGAGGTCACGCTGGAAGTCGTCGAGTCCGCGCGCGGCCAGAACGGCCGTGACAACGTGAAGCTGGCCTTCAAGCCCGTTTCCATCTCCGTGCGCGGCGCGAGCAGCAACCTCACGGCGGACGTCACGCGCGTTGCGGCGCTGGAGTACGACCGCGTGCAGAGCAATACAACGCAGGCGGGCAAGGTCGCGGCAGGCGCTGCGGTCGGTGCCATCGCCGGCCAGGTCGCAGGCCGCGACACCAAGAGCACGGTGATCGGCGCTGCGGTGGGCGCCGCCGCGGGTGGCGCGGTTGCCGCCGCGACCACCGACTACCATGGCTGCCTTGCAGCCAACGCGGCGCTCACGATCACGCTCACGGAGCAACTGACGGTGCGCGGCTAAGCCCTCCGCCGTCGACGAAGGGGGGAGGCGCCGCGCGGCGCCTCCCCCCTTCGTGCATCAGTACCCGACCGCGCCGCCGCTGCCGCGCGGCTCGTGCACCCCGTGCCACACGCTGCCACTGCGCATGACGGCATTCACGTTCGCAATGCCACCCTGCGCCGTGAGCTCGTGGCCCATCCGTCGCAGGCGCCGTAGCGTGCGGTCGTCGAAGCCCTGCGACTCGTGGCGGATCGCATCCGGCAGCGCCTGGTGATGCATGCGCGGTGCGCGCATCGCCTCGGTGAGCGGCATGCCGAACTCGATCACGTTCAAGATCACCTGCGTGGTGGCCGTGATGATCGTCGGGCCACCCGCGGCGCCCACCACAAGCAGCACGTCGCCCTGCGGATCCAGCACGATCGTCGGTGACATCGCACTCAGCATCCGCTTGCCCGGCTGGATCGCGTTCGCCTCGCCCTGCACGAGGCCGAACATGTTCGGCGTGCCCGGCTGTGCGGCGAAGTCATCCATCTCGTTGTTCAGGAAGAACCCACCGCCGCGCACCCACACCGCGCTGCCATAGCCGCCGTTGATCGTCGTCGTGGTCGCGACGGCATTGCCCCGCGCGTCCACCACCGAATAGTGCGTCGTGTGCTCGGGCTCCGGACCGCTCTCGAACGCCGGTGTCCGTGACGCGCGTCGGCGGCTGATCTGCGACGCCAGCCCCGCCGCGTACTCCTTGCTCACCAGCTGCTCACGCGGCACCGGCACGAAGTCCGGATCCGCCAGCTTCGCGTTGCGGTCCATGAACGAGCGCCGGAACGCCTCGGCCAACAGGTGCACGTATTCGGGGCTGCCGAATGGCGGCAGCGGGGCGAAGCGCTCGAGGATGTTGAAGGTCTCACTCATCGTGATGCCGCCCGAACTCGCCGGTGGCATCGTGATCAGCGTATGGCCGCGGTACGTGGTGAGGATCGGCTCGCGCCACTTGGGCTCGTAGCGCCGCAAGTCCTCGCGCGTGATGATGCCGCCGCCCTGCCGCATCTCTTCGACCAGCGCTTCGCCCACCGGTCCGTCGTAGAACGCCTTCGGCCCCTGCTCGGCGATCAGCTGCAGCGACCGCGCGAGCTCCGGCTGCCGCAGCGTGCTGCCCGGCGCCGGGGGCGCACCGTTCGGATAGAACGTCGCGCAACCGGCGAACTCGCAGAGCCGCCGCTGCGCGCCGCGCAGCGAGAGGAACAGCGCGCTGTCCACCGGGAAGCCATCGCGCGCGAGCCGGATCGCCGGCGCCATCACCTCGGCCAGCGACTTCGTGCCGTAGCGCTCCAACGCCGCCGCCATGCCCGCCACCGCGCCGGGCACGCCGCTCGCGAGATGGCCCGTGAGGCGACGGTCGGTGAGCTTGCCCGTGCTGTCCACGTACATGTCACGCGTCGCCGCCAGCGGCGCGACCTCGCGGTAGTCCAGCGCCGCCGTGCGCCCGTCGGCCATGCGGATGGTCATGAAGCCGCCGCCGCCGATGTTCCCGGCAAACGGATAGGTCACCGCGAGCGCGAAGCCCACGGCGACCGCGGCGTCGACCGCGTTGCCGCCCGCGCGCATGATCTCCGCCCCCGCGGCGCTCGCCAAGTCGCTGTTGCTCGAGACCATCGCGTTGGCCCCCGTGACCGGCTCCCGCAGTTCGGGAAAGCGCCAGCCACCCGCATACGTGCCGCTCAGTCGCGCGTCGGTGCCGGCGCTCGGTTGGCGGCAGGCGGTCAGCGCGACCGCGAGAAGGGTCAGGCTCCACAGCGTGCGACGCATCACCGTTCGACTCCCGTGGCCCGCCAGCGCAGGCCGATCCGTGTGGTATACTGCTCCTGCGACCGACGGGCGCCGACCGGCAGACCCTCGCGCGATCCGATGGCCGTCGTGTAGTCCTGCATCAGTTGCAGCGCGAACCGCTCACCGAGCGGCATCACGAACCCGTAGCTGATGGCAATCGCGAACGCGTTCTGCGCCTTGGCCTCGGCGTCGCTGAGCGCATCCGTTCCGGAGTAGTTCGCCCATTGCGAGAGCCCCACGCCGATCTCGAACAGCTGCCCGAAGCTGCGCGGCTCGGGCGAGCGGAACGTCGCCAGGACCTGTCGGAGTTGGATGTCCCCGCGCGAACTCGTGCTGTTGCCGCGCTGGATCGGCACCGAGGCCAACGTGCCGCTCACGCCGATCGCGCCGGACTTGAGCCCGACGTCCACGCCCGCGCGGTACTGCCAGGTGTCGCCGAGGAACCAGTTCACGCCGCTGATGCCGTCGAAGCGGTTCTGCGCGATGAAGTAGCCGCCCGAGGCGTGCACGCTCACCGGCATGCGGCGCGCGTCGGCCATCGGCACCTTGATGAGCTGGGCCGTCGCGCCGTGCAACGGGAGGGCCATCGCCGCGGCGAGCAGCCCAAGGATCGCGGCGGGAACCCCACGCCGTCGGGTGCGAGTCGGAGTCACGACAAGTAACTTACGCCAATGCTTGACCCGCGCGTAACCGAGCGCCGCAACCCGCGCAGCGCCGACGTCGACCTCGCGACTCCGCTGGAGATCGTGGACCTGATGAACGCCGAGGATCGCACGGTCGCCGACGCCGTCGCGACGCAGCGCGAACCCATCGCCGCGACCATCGCTCTCGTCGAGCGCGCGTTCCGTGACGGCCATCGCCTATTCTACGTCGGCGCGGGGACCTCCGGCCGCCTCGGCGTGCTCGACGCCGCCGAGTGCCCGCCGACCTTCGGCAGCGATCCGCAGATGGTGCAGGGCATCATCGCCGGCGGCACGGCGGCGCTCACGCGGGCGCAGGAAGGCGCCGAGGACCGTCCCGACGGCGCACGCGAGGATCTCACGGCCGCGGGGGTGCGCGCGGGTGACGTCGTCGTCGGCATCGCCGCCAGCGGCACCACGCCGTACGTGCGCGCGGCGCTCGCGCATGCCAAGTCGATCGGCGCGCGCGCGGTCATCCTCGCCTGCTCGCCGCCGCCGGCCGAGCTGCTCGCCAGCGTCGATGTCGCCATCCTGCCGATAACCGGTCCGGAGGTCGTCACGGGCTCGACGCGGCTCAAGGCCGGGACAGCCACGAAGCTGGTGCTCAACACCATCACCACCGGCGCCATGGTCCGGCTCGGCAAGACCTATGGCAACCTCATGGTCGACCTGCGCGCCACGAACGACAAGCTGCGCGACCGCGCGGAGCGCCTCGTCATCGGCACCTGCGGCGTCGAGCGCGACGAGGCCCGCCGGCTGCTCCAACGCGCCGACGGCCATGTGAAGCTCGCCATCGTCATGCGCAAGCTCGGCCTCGACGCCGACGCTGCGCGCGCGCGGCTCGACGCGGCCGGCGGTGTGATCCGCCGCGTCATCGCCGAGGCCCCGCCACCGGTGGAGCGCGCGTGAGCGACGTGCTCGTTGGCCTCATGTCGGGCACCTCGCTCGACGGCATCACGGCCGTCGTCGTGCGGTTCGTCGAGGCGGAGAACGGCGCGGTCACGCCGGAGCTGTTGGCGCACGTCGAGCGTCCGTACGCGGCCGGCCAGCGTGCCCGCCTCGCCGCGGCGATGCAAGGCGCCTCGGCGGCGGAATACACGCGGCTCGATTTCGCGCTCGGGGGGTGGCTCGCTGACGCCGCGACTGCGGCCATTGCCGAGGCTGGCGTGGCGCGCGGCGACATCCGCGCCGTCGCGTCGCACGGACACACCGTGTGGCACCTCGGCAGCCAGGGCACCTGGCAGTTCGGGCAACCCGCGGTGATCGCCGAGCGCACGGGGCTCGACACCATCGCCGACTTCCGCGTGCGCGACGTCGCGGCCGGTGGCGAAGGCGCTCCGCTCGTGCCGATCGCCGACGCGCTGCTGTTCTCGCGGCCCGATGCGTGGCGCCTCCTCCAGAACCTCGGTGGCATCGGAAACGTCACCGTCCTGCCACCGCTCAGCGGCCCCGACGCCGATCTCACCGCCGTGCGCGCCTTCGACACCGGACCCGGCGTGTGCATCGTCGACGGCGCGGTTCGCCTGCTGCGCCCCGGCCTGGCCTTCGATCGCGACGGCGTACTGGCGCTCCAAGGGCGCGCCATCGAGCCGGTCATCGAGGAGCTGCTGCGCGACCCATGGTACGCCGCGCCGCCGCCCAAGAGCACGGGCCGCGAGCGGTATACGGCGGCGTTCATCGGGGACTTCGTGGCGCGCTGCCGCGCCGCGCGCGCCGGCTGCAGCGACGAGGACGTGGTCGCCACCGCCGTCTGGTTCACCGCACGCAGCATCGCGCTCGCCGTGCAGCGCTTCGTGCCGCAGGACGTGGGCGACGTGCTGCTGTCCGGCGGCGGTGCCCGCAACCCGGCCCTGCGCGAGGCCATCGCGATGACGCTGTCGCCTCGCCTCGTGCGGCCGTTCGGCGAGCTGTATTTCGACGGCGACGCCAAGGAGGCGGTGGCCTTCGCCTTCCTCGGCTGGCTGCACCTCCGACGGCGCGCCGGGAACGTGCGCGGCGCAACGGGCGCTCGCGGTCCGCGCGTGCTTGGCGCGCTGTATCCCGCCTGATGCATCCGTTCGGCGCGTTGCTCATCCCCGAGCTGCGCTGGGATCGCGATCACGGCTTCTCGCACCAGCAAGGGCTGATCGACGACGCGCTGGAGCTCGGCGTCGGCGGTTTCGTCATTGCCAACGGGCCCAAGGAGCGCGTCGCGGAGCTGGCGGCGTCGCTGCAGCAGGCGTCGCCGCATCCGCTGCTGATCGCCGCGAACGCGGAGCGTGGTGCAGCCTCTGCGCTGGAGGGCGGCACGGGCCTGCCGCCCTTCGCCGCACTGGGCGCGCTCCGCGACGAGGATGTGCTGCGCCGCGCCGCACGCCTCACCGCGCGAGAGCTGCGCACGGCGGGCGTCACCTGGGCGCTCGCCCCCTGTGCGGATCTTGCGGTCGAACCGGCCAATCCGTTCATCGGCGCGCGCGCGCTGCACCACGATGCGCAGCGAGTCGCCGAGTGGGTGGTCGCATGGATCGACGCGGCCCAAGCCGAGGGCGTGCTGGCGACGGCGATGCACCTGCCGGGCGAAGGTCGCGCACGCAGCGATCCGGCCGTCGGCCCCAGCGCGATCGACGCGCCTGGCGCCGGGTTGTGGGGCACGGATCTCGTGCCGTTCCGCGCGGCGGTGGATGCCGGCGTGGCAACGGTTCTCGCCTCGGCGGTGTCGTATCCTCGACTGGATACGACAGGAGCGGAGGCCGCGTGTTCGCGCGTCATCCTCCGGGAGCTGATGCGCGATGAACTGCAGTTCGAGGGCCTGTTGGTGGCGCCGCCGCCGAGCACGGCGGCGCTGCGCGTGCGCGGCGACGAAGGCGAGGTCGCCGCGGCGATGCTCGCCGCGGGTTGCGACCTGCTGCTGGCCCCGCATGATGTAGTCGGCGTGCACGAGGCGATCGAGCGCGCGCTCGACGCCGGTCGTCTCGAGTGGGAGGCACTCGACGCCAGTGCGCGGCGGCGTGCCTTCTGGGCCGCCTGGGGCCGTGGCGGTGTGCTGCGCGAGCCCACGCTGGACGAGGTGCTCTGGGCGCGCCAGGTGAGCGATACGGTCGTGCACGCCCCCCGGGGTGTCTTCGCGAACGTTGGGCCGGTGGTGGACGTCATACTGGTAGACGACGATGCGCCGTCGTCGCGTGCGGACATCGCGGCCTTCGCGCCGTTCCTCGCGACGTTGCAGGCGGTTGGGCTCGGACCGCGCGTGGTGGACGGCCCCACCGACGAAGGACGCGGTGCCGTGTGCCTCGCGGTCCGGGGCGCACCGGCACCCGGGCGCGGACGTGCGGGGTATCACACGGCGACGCGCGCGCGCGTCGCCGAGCTGGTGCAGCAGGCACGCGCCGCGCGACGCTCGGTGGTCGCGGTGCTGTTCGGGCCGCCGGCGCTCGCGGAGGAACTGCCGGAGGTCCCGAACGTGATTTGCGCCTGGAGTGCCGACCGGGCGATGCAGGAAGCTGCCGCACGACGACTGGCCTGACGTGGTCGCAGAACCTCGCGGCTCGCTGCACCCGTAGATACACTATCCTGTACCCGCCCGCTCACACCGTGTCCGAATTCACCGCCCAGCTGCAAGCCGCCCTCGCCCCGAGCTACACGCTCGAGCGGGAGCTCACGGGCGGCGGTATGAGCCGCGTGTTCGTGGCCACGGATACCACGCTGGGGCGCAAGGTCGTCATCAAGGTCCTGCCGCCGGAGCTCGCCGCCGGCGTCAACCACGAGCGCTTCCGCCGCGAGATCCAGGTCGCGGCGCAGCTGCAGCATCCGCACATCGTGCCGCTGCTGAGCGCCGGTGAGCAGCATACGCTCATCTGGTACACGATGCCGTACATCCACGGCCTGTCGCTGCGCGAGGCGCTCGCCCGCGGCGACCGCTTTTCCGTGCGCGAGGTCGTGCGCATCCTGCACGAGGTGGCCGAGGCGCTTGAATATGCGCATGGCATGGGCGTGATCCATCGCGACATCAAGCCGGGCAACGTGCTCATGCAGGGGAGCCACGCGCTGGTCACCGATTTCGGCGTGAGCAAAGCCATCTCGGCGGCCATGCCGCAGTCCGGCTACACCAGCGCCGGCATGGCCATCGGGACGCCGGCGTACATGGCGCCGGAACAGATCGCCGCGGATCCTGCGGCCGATCATCGCATGGATCTCTACGCGCTCGGGCTGCTCGGCTATGAGCTGCTCACGGGCAAGGTGCCGTTCAAGGAAGCCTCGCCGCAGCAGACGATGGCCGCCCAGCTGACCCGCGAGCCGGAACCGGTCGAGCGCTCGCGGCCGGACGTGCCGGTCGCGCTGCGCGCACTGCTCTCGCGCCTCCTGCAGAAGGCGCCCTCGGACCGGCCGGCCAGTGCGTCAGAGGTCGTCGCCGCCCTCGATGCCATGGGCAGTGGCTCCGGCGAAACGCTGGCCATGCCGCCCATGGCGCCCAGCCGGGGCCGTCTGGTCGCCATCGCGACGGCCGGCGTGCTGCTGGTCGCGTCGGCCTGGTTGGCCGGCCAGCGCCGCGGCGAGGCCGTGGTGAGCTCGCAGATGCGCGATTCGATCGCACTGGCGGAGTCGCTGCAAGCCGTCGCCCCCGCCGCGACCATGCTCTCTCGCGAGGACTCCGTGGCGATTGCCGCCGCGGTGACGCAGCGCATCGCCGAGCGGCCGCAAGTGGCGCCCGCCGAGCGACGGGATAGCGTGTCGCTCACGCTGCTCGCGGATTCCATCCGCCGCGAGATCCAGCGCGTGGTGTTGGACTCGCTGATGCGCGGCATGCGCGTGCCGACCCTGCGATCCGCCGACGCCGCGGCGATGGCGGCCGAGGCGGAGGTGATGGCCCGGGAGGCCGCAGCGGTCCGCGGGTCGGCGCCTCCGGTCCGCCGGGTGGTCGTCGCGCCACCGCGGCCGTCGCGCGGGCGCCCCGACCTCAACGTCGCCGCGGACGTGCTCGTGGATTCCCTCAACGCCGGCTTCGCGCGCAATCCGCGCTTCGCCGTCGTGCCGCACGATTCCGTCGAGGCGGCGTTGCAGCGCTCGCGCACCGTCGATGCCGTACGCGAGGCCCTCGACGCCGACATCATCATCTCGCTCTCGTTTATTCCCACACCGGACGATTCCATCACGCGGTTGCTGCAGGTGCGCGACCTCGGCGTCGCCGACGGACGGAGCGAGATCCGCATCATTCCGTCGCGCGTACCGCAGACGGATCCGACGCGCGGTGCCGCTGAGGTCTCTCGCGACGTGCAGCGCACCTTGTTCGAGATGGAACGCGCGGCGCGTCAGCGCCCTGGCCCCGCGGGCACGCGGGTGCGCGTGATCGACGGCATCAGCGCGCCGCCGGCACCGCCCCGTACGCCGAACGTGCCTTAGCGCAGGACCGCGCGCGCGTCCGTGGGCAGTTGCGCCGCGAGGCGCGACGCCGGCACGGCGTAGACAATGCGACCACCGCTCTCCGTGGCGCCGCCGTAGATGACGCCGACGACGATGCCGCGGCGGTCGAAGACCGGCGATCCGCTCGATCCCTGCGCCGCAAACGCGTCGAGCTGCACCGTCTCCGGCACGCGCTTGCTCACCGTGCCCACGCTGAGCGTCGCCGAGGGCGTCAAGGTGTTGATGCTTCCGCTCATGCCCGCGGTGCCCGTGCCCAGCGGATACCCGAGGATCGCCACCGGGCGGCCCACGCCGGTGGTCGCATCGTCGCGCGCGACGCCGTTCACCACCGGATACGTGCCGGCCGTCGAGAGACGCAGGAACGCCAGTTCGTCGCTCTCGCTCACCAGCTCGATGCTCGCGCGCTTCCACTGCCCAGTCGTGCCGTCGAACGCGACGGCGATGCGCTGCGCGCGCGTGCCATCGGGGCGCTGCACCACGTGGCGGTTGGTCACGATCAACCCGCTGGGCAGCACGTTGAAGCCCGTGCCGGTAGCCTTGGACGAATCGGGGAACTCGACGACCAGGAAGACGATCGCCCGCTGGTTCGCATCGGCGATGGCCGCGTAGTCCATGCCCGCCAGCGACGCGGTGCGCGTCTGCGACTCGCGCACCGCCGCCGCGGCCGCCGAGAGATCGCCGCCGCGCGCCTGCTGTTCGCGCAACTCGCGCGAGAGCCGCTCCGACTCCGCGCGCGCCGCCGCCAAGGACGCATCGGCGATGCCCGTCTCGCCGAGCCGCGCCTCGAGGGCTCGCGAGAGCGAGTCGTTGGCCGCGACGAGGGACGCGAGCTGCGCCCGCGTCTCCGCGGCGCTCTTCCGCGTCACCCATACGGCGACGAGCGCGCCGGCGATCACCACCACCGCCAGCCCCGCCACAATGCGCTTGAGCGCGCCCGTCTGCTGCTCGACGGCGATCGCCACACGCTCCGTCGTGTTCAGGCGCGGCGCGCTCGGCGCCGCGGCGGCGGTCGGCATGCCGCGCGACGGCGAGACGCTCGGTTGCTCGCCCACGATGCGGAACTCCGCCTGCGGACCGTCGGCCCCGAAGGTGACCACGTCGCCGTCGGCCAGCGCGCGCTCTCCGGAGACGGCCTGGCCGTTCACGAACGTGCCGTTGGTCGACCCGAGGTCCACCAGCACGTGGCGATCGCCGACGATGCGCAGCTCCGCATGCCGCGACGAGACATCGAGGTCGCGTTCGGCGTCGAAGCGCAGGTCGTTGATGGGGTGCCGCCCGATGGCGACGATGGACTTCTCGAAGCGCTCGCGCGCGCCGGCGCGCGCGCCTTTGGTGATGCGGAACTCGACGGCCATCAGCCGCGGCGCCACCACATGAACAGCGCGACGAAGGCGACGAGGAATGCGAGGGCGCCGAAGTAGATGCGCAGCGTGTTCGCCGGGATGCGGCCGCCGGGTGGCGGCGGTTCCGGCAGCTTCGCGCGCACGGTCGGCGGCGCGATCTCCGCCGTCGGGCCGCGGCCGGCGCTCCCGACCGCCACCTTGGGCGGCGCGAGAGTCTCCGCCTCCACCGTCGGCGCTTCGGCGGGGGCGTCGTCGTCATCGGCCAGCGCACTGAGCTGCGGGATCGAGCTGCGGTCGAGCGGTACCGTGGGACGCTCCTGCGAGCCGCGGTACACGCGGTGCGCGAGCGACTCCGCGCCCGCGTCCGGCAGCCCCTCGCCTTCGAATCGCGCCGCCACCACCGTGATGTTGTCCGGGCCGCCGGCCTCGTTGGCGAGGTCGATGAGGCGCTTGCAGACGTTCACCAGATCCGGCTCGCTCTTCACGACGTCGGCGATCTCGTTGGCGCGCACTTGGCCGGAGAGGCCGTCCGAGCAGAGAATCAGCACGTCGCCGCGCTTCACTTGCTGCGACGTGAGGTCCACCTTGATCTTCGCTTCGGGGCCCAGCGCCTGCAGGATGATGTTGCGCCGCTCGCTGACCTCGGCTTCTTCCGGCGTCAGCTCGCCCGCCTCGATCAGCTTCTGCATCAGCGACTGGTCCTTCGTGATCTGGATCGCCTGGCCGTCGCGCACGATGTAGCCGCGCGAGTCGCCGACCTGGCAGAGGTAGAGCGTGTCGGCCAGCAGACCGGCGATGGTCGCCGTGGTGCCCATGCCGCGATTCTCGGGATGCGCCGCGGCGTATCCGTGGATCTTCGCGTTCGCGGTCTCGGTGGAGGCCTTGAGCGCATGCGCGAAGGTCTCGGAGTCGGTGGACTGCGACTGGCGCCAGCGCGCGTCGAGTTCGGCCAGGATGGTCTCCACCGCCATCTGGCTCGCGACTTCACCCGCGGCGGCCCCGCCCATGCCGTCGGCCACCATGAACAGCGACCCGCGCTCGCCGCAGACGTGGGTGCGGACCTCGGGCTGCAGGGTCGCGTTGAACGCCGTCAGGTCGGCGACGGCGAACGTGTCCTCGTTGTGCTCGCGCGTGCGGCCCACGTCCGTACGTCCGAAGACGTGGACGATGACCTTGCCGTTGGGAGTCGGAGAGCCCGTCACGAGACGCGGGTGCGAGGTGAAGTGGAACGCGGCTGGAAAAACTTACGGGGCACCTGCGAGGGGCGCGAGGTTGCTGCGACCCGAACGGTGGTGATGTGCGTCACTGGCAGTTGGTACTCTTGATTTCCGCAGCCGCCTTCGCCGTCCCGTCGTTCGGCGGGAATGCTCTGATTACTGAGTCAGCGTATGCACAGCCGCGATCGAGATCGTACAGGCCGTACGCGAGCATCTGCACCACGTACCACTGCCCGAGGTCGACTCCGGTCAGGTTCGCGCGGAGGGGTGCAGACTCCCGCGCGATACGCATGCCGTCGGCTTCGGTGACCTCT is a window from the Pseudogemmatithrix spongiicola genome containing:
- a CDS encoding trypsin-like peptidase domain-containing protein; translated protein: MAVEFRITKGARAGARERFEKSIVAIGRHPINDLRFDAERDLDVSSRHAELRIVGDRHVLVDLGSTNGTFVNGQAVSGERALADGDVVTFGADGPQAEFRIVGEQPSVSPSRGMPTAAAAPSAPRLNTTERVAIAVEQQTGALKRIVAGLAVVVIAGALVAVWVTRKSAAETRAQLASLVAANDSLSRALEARLGETGIADASLAAARAESERLSRELREQQARGGDLSAAAAAVRESQTRTASLAGMDYAAIADANQRAIVFLVVEFPDSSKATGTGFNVLPSGLIVTNRHVVQRPDGTRAQRIAVAFDGTTGQWKRASIELVSESDELAFLRLSTAGTYPVVNGVARDDATTGVGRPVAILGYPLGTGTAGMSGSINTLTPSATLSVGTVSKRVPETVQLDAFAAQGSSGSPVFDRRGIVVGVIYGGATESGGRIVYAVPASRLAAQLPTDARAVLR
- a CDS encoding Stp1/IreP family PP2C-type Ser/Thr phosphatase; the encoded protein is MTGSPTPNGKVIVHVFGRTDVGRTREHNEDTFAVADLTAFNATLQPEVRTHVCGERGSLFMVADGMGGAAAGEVASQMAVETILAELDARWRQSQSTDSETFAHALKASTETANAKIHGYAAAHPENRGMGTTATIAGLLADTLYLCQVGDSRGYIVRDGQAIQITKDQSLMQKLIEAGELTPEEAEVSERRNIILQALGPEAKIKVDLTSQQVKRGDVLILCSDGLSGQVRANEIADVVKSEPDLVNVCKRLIDLANEAGGPDNITVVAARFEGEGLPDAGAESLAHRVYRGSQERPTVPLDRSSIPQLSALADDDDAPAEAPTVEAETLAPPKVAVGSAGRGPTAEIAPPTVRAKLPEPPPPGGRIPANTLRIYFGALAFLVAFVALFMWWRRG